The Biomphalaria glabrata chromosome 7, xgBioGlab47.1, whole genome shotgun sequence region aaaatgtttcttaacaGGAAAATGTTTTGGTAATTTTTAACTTGTTTTCTTGGCATTCCATCATGAGGATGCCAAGATTCCAATGGTATTCTGATAGATTCTTTACTAAAACCCCCAGTTTGGAGGTAATAAACATTGAGTGGAACTGATCAAGCTATTCAAGCTATTGAATTACAACTGAACCTTAAACATATTTCAGACCTTTACTGAAATTCTAAGTTTATATTTTGCAAAATATtgcatcataaaaaaaatatattcagatCTTGTTTAAAATGGaacgttaattaaaaaaaaaaaaaaatatttacagggGTAAAAATACATCATTTCAACAAGTTATAATAAACAATATTGcaatttttcttattagttcaaggttttttaaaaacaagggaaaataaaaagaattttattatagattaaaaaaaaaaaaatctggtatAATATTTGAGCTACTTTCTGGTTTTCATCTACATGTACAACAATTTTAACTTTCAACATTGAAATATTTCAAACTTAGTTAAGATTTGTTGAGGTTATGAGTAGGTAGATACAAAATTGTTGGCCACTTGTTATTCAATCAATTATAATAGAAATACAGAGATGTTAGGACTTTTTATATTATACAAAGTTTTATACAAAACATGGGATGTAGcctatatattaaataaatacagcAAAACATTGATATGATCTATCTTCCAGACACTCATTACATTTACATCACTTTAATATACAAAATTCCAAGATCTTAAGCTTTAGGTTTCAATGGGGTAATTTACAAATAAGaataaaatcttttaataagaTATGATTATAGAGAATACaacattttaacattaaaattctagaaacaaaaaatgttgctGGCATTTTAAGACATATAtttgtagaaaaacaaaaacaaaataaaaagtatattatgCTAAAAAGAACTTATTGGATTGACTAGATGGCAACTGAcagctgtaaaaaaaattatcttagaaaaatgcataccCTTGCTACTTGTAGCTAGTTTGTTAAAGCTAGCAGTAGACACTTCCTAACCAAATTGGCCATGGCTTTCTGAGAAATCTTTGCACTTGTGTCTTTAGCAGTGCAAgaataattttatataaaaaatacagtCAAGATTGCATGAACTACCAGTACCTTGTGTTACcatataaataaacatattcaCTCAAGAactaatacagaaaaaaaaatcattgtaacGGATTCAGTTCATCTTCATATATTAGCTGATAATAAAGGcattttttagaaaatagacATTGGTTACATACTCTAGTTATTGTAGGCTATTTCTAGTTTAAATTTCTACTCAGTCAATGGTCAGGAACAGAAATGGGATTGAGACTGAAATATCTAGTTGAAAATGTTGCTAGTTAAATAatttatggcttttatatagcgctatggtccaatctcatttgtcgACCAGTGGATGGTGGATCTGGGAGGAGGTTTTCTGTGCTTTAGGCgcccagtaaacacaactctgcttcagtcaggtgtcgaacctcatgCCCcgttcataggtagccaagccaagcatacttagcctctcaatCACGCTAGTATTTTACATGTGAGTTTAGTGATAAAGACTATTCCATAAGTTGCTGGATCATttttcattccttttttttttctttaaatataaaagtgacattagcttcttatTCCTCTATCCTAATTTAGAGaggcctgaaaaagtattttaatagtGGTAATATGTTGTCATATACACTGCATCAGTATTCTACTGGTTCAGTATTATATTTCTTGCTAGTATATCTCTATAAAAcagtaaaattttatttttttccccacatttaaTAGCATAAGATaggattttttagttttttttttttatattaagaaaaaatagttttcaataatgaaaaagagttactttttaaaaaaataatttaaactcAAGTATAAGTAATGATTGCCCCAAAAAACAACACATCTGCGTATCTTTGTCATATAAttatcaggaaaaaaaaagaattgtgcacaattattttttttcaagtacagCATATATTTGTCTAAATTGTCACTTTGTAGACAGAACCTCCCAGttgacaaaagaaaacaaagaacagTGTCATTTGAGAAAACAAATCTATGAAATGTATCATGAATTCCCCCACCAAGACTGAGATGATAAAACCACCACTCATATGGACACAACAAAAACATCCCAATCTATCTGCCTTAGTAATCATTCACTGAGATtcaattatttactttttatgaaAAGGAAGATCAAAATTGTAAAATGAAAATATCTACTGCCATGTCATTTTGAAGTttataacacatacacacacacacacacacagaaaaggTCAAACAGTCAAGAAGGTCACATAAAAATGTATACTCTAATAATGCTCAGTACTGTTTTTGTAGATGTTAACAAttagtaatatttaaaaatatgaaaatcacaaaaatgtgtaacaaaataataaataaagtaataaaaaaaaaaattgctggcATTAATAAAAATGGCTTTTCTTCCATTACAATGTAAGCAGCAAGGGGGttgcaagttgtttttttcaaataacaattataaaatttttattttcagatcAATTAGTTTGATccattttacaaacttttacatTCAAATACTTAACACTTTATTAGATCATTTAGCAGTACATTACAGTACATGTGGAAAAAATTATGACAATGTCAAAAAGAGTTTGAATACATTGAATAAAAGTTAAAGCTTTAATATTaaccataatatatatataatataccaGTTATGTGTAAACAATCAATACTAAATTTTTTGTCGTGAACTATgtcatcaaaacaaaacaaaacaatctacTGGCAAATAGTATGGTACATACtaattagaataaataaataactggCCAGACTATCTTTCATTGACTAACATACAACAGATTGAAATCAACATAAGTCTTATAATGGAAGAAAGCTAAAAATtgcttaaaaaacaaacaaaaaactaacaaatagttgttttttgttgttttttttttttttacttttagtgACCTCCCTTTCAATTGTTTTCTCATTCTTTCAATATCTTTAGAGTTAGtcaaatttgaaattaaatgcCATCTTCTTGTTATATGTAAATCAACAGTATGTATTTGATTTGGTTTTTCCCTGCAAAGGATAAATCCAGAAATTATTACACCATTTCATTTGTTCTAGCTACCTTAAGTTGAGCAGTGTTATCTGCCAAAAGCAAGCGTTTTCCAGCATTCTTAGGTGATAATGACTTTCTCTGAAGGTCTAGAGCTTGTTGAATGATGTCAGAGTGCGCACGCATATGGATGTTTAGTTTAGCTTTGTTTATCGTTTCAAAGCCACAGCTGCAGCACCGAAACGTCACCCAGCAAATTGGTCGCTGACCATCCCCTTTATTACACTTGCTAAGCTCCCCCTCAAGAATACGCCTTTCAGAATTGATAACCCTGTCCAAGAGCTCAGGATCATCTGGCTCCCCTTCAGCCTCAACACGAGTGTCATGATCAATAGCCGCATTGATGACATCATTTGTGAATTCATAGCTGTAGCTCTGGTCACTTGCATGGCGCCACATGTGGGATTTAAGTGAGGGCAGGTGGTGACAGACATAGCCACAAAGGTTACACTTGTACTGCTCCAGGGGCTGCTGAACATATCTCTGATCATTGGAATGTCTCTTCATGTGTGACTTTAAACTTCTGCTGTGCAAAGCCTTAAAGTCACACAGATTACAGACCAGCAGAGATGGGTCGCAGTGAACTGATAAATGATCATGTAGCTTGAGTATACTTGGACTTGTGAATGAGCAGCCACTGACAACACATTCATGAGTGGTGATGACAGCATTCTGGGAAATCTGACTATTTGCCTTATCTACATCCTTGTCAGCAAGTTTTCTCTCATTTATGCTAAACAAGGGCTTGCTTTTCTTAGCCCCACCTTTACATTTCAGAAGGTGAACAGTCAGCTCTTCTTTGTTATTAAGAATAAGCTCACATCCTGGACACCTGAGTCGAGAAGAGCAACCTGAGTGGACTAGCATGTGCTCCCTGTACTCCAATGGGTTGGTGGTTTCAAAAACACAGTATGCACACAGAAATGGCTCCTGGTCCTTGTGCGCTCTCAGATGAGCCCTCAGTGTGCTTTTGTGGTTGAAGCTTTGAGGGCAGAATTTGCAGGCATAAGTTCTGATCTTACAGTGTTTCAGCATGTGTTGTTGCAATGCCTCAGAGGAAGTAGAGGAGAAATCACACAGTGAACACTCTGATGGTTTCTTCTGCCTATGGGTTTTCATATGaagtttaatgttacaaatTCTTTGACTAGTATAGTGGCACAAGCTGCACCGGAATTTCTCGCTCCCACTTTCAAAAATCTTCTCAATGTTCTGTAATTCATCAACAGAGTCCATGTCTAGCTCTGTAGGGcaattctttttaatttctgatTTTTTTACAGGCGATTCTCCCTGCCTGTCTTCTTCGCTCTCAGACCTTGACCTTTCCCTGAGCTGCTCTATCACAGCCAACAAAGAAGAACAAATGCCAGATTTCTGCTGTTGACACAATCCACCAGAAGAGGATAACTCATCTGAAGACTCTGCAGAGTCTGTGTCCTCAGCATGACCAACATCCATTTCCGTTTGAACAAGCTGAGATTCTTGAAGATGCTTAGTCTTAATATTTTGCTTACAAAGTGGCAGATGAGTATGAATGTCTTGCACTTGATGATCACTTATTGGACATCTAAGCTGAGCAGAAAAGCTCTTTTGGCTTTTGGTTTCTGAAAAACTCTCTTCTGGAGCCTGGATAGGCAGATTGTCAGCCTCAGTCTTTATAAGTGACTTTTTCCAAGTTTTGTCCTCATTACCTAAAGCTTTAATTAATTTAGTCTCTCCACTACTTCCATCAAGGTCTAGTATTCTAGGACTGCCATGTTGGCTAGCCATGCCAGTTAGTCCAGACTCAGAAGAGACAGTATCCATGACCTCTACAACGACACTGGGCTCAGTAAAACCTTCATCAATGCTACTCATAGACTCTCCCTGttcatacatttcattttttattgtaCTAACTAGAGGCGATTCATCTTTAACAGATGATAGTTTAAAGGATGCAGGCGAGAAAGTTTGACTAACATCTGCAGAACTAATGACATGAATTTGTGATGTTTCTCTGTTGAATGAATGCACAAAAGAATTATTTGTTGACCCTGAACAGTTAATTGAGCTTTTAGATTCAGACTTAAGAGATGAAGAAGCAATATTTCCTAGAAGTCTACTTGCACTAGTAGCCTTCCAGATTTCAGAAGGAAGTAAACCTTTCATGTCTTTCAGTTGGATATTCTCCCCTTTGCTGAGCAtattaacaggaaataaattgaCAGAATTTCCTGGCACATTGGGTAAAGTATGATGAACACTATTGACTGGAGGCGCTCCTTTACTGTAATCATCTTTTGGGTTGACTTTATTGACTAAGGCTTGTATCAGTGTGGAAGCTGGTTTTATGTTGGTTGTACTGGTTTGGTCGAAAATAGGATACTCTATGTTCTGATGGCCTGAATGTTTCCAAATATGAGCTTTTATTGTCCTCTGATACTCACAATGATAGCCACAAATGATACAGCGGTATCTTGCAGCCTCTTTGTCATAGATAAAAGGCACACTTGACTCATTCTGCTTCTGTTCCTGAGATTCTTGTTTGGTAAGATACCCTGCAGATCTTGACTGGGGTTTGGATGAGGTAACCACTCCCCGTTCAGAGGTAGAGTCCTCTAGCTTGGACTGGTCTACTGATGTCACACGCTGCTGAGTCTTGTGGGCAAGCATGTGTTTAATAAAGGCAGAATTATCGCTTGAGGTAAAAGAACAGCTTGTACACTGGTAGACAACATCCTTTGGGAGAGTTTTCTTACCTGAGTCAACATTCATCTTGAGGACACCCAAAGTAGTAGAAGGAGCCACCAATGTATCTGAAGATGGATTTACTATATTTGAATTCATGAATTCTTGCTTGCAAGCTTTCTTCTTGATATGAATCCACATGTGTTTTTGCATTATCTCACTGCTAGAGCAAATAAAGCCACACTCGGAACACATCATGTTTGTTATCAATGGTGTACTAGGCTTAATTATTTCACTGTTACTTTTGACACTTTCATCTACTTTCAGACCATTCTGTTTCCCCTCTGCTCCTTTCACTAAATGGAAATTATGCACATTAGTCATATGGGAAATCAAACTTTCTTCACTCTCAAGGACACAATCACAGTTAGGGCAAGAATAAACAGAAGCCTCATTGTGAGTCTGCAAATGACGCAGCATCACTTCCCTGTCTATAACAGTGTGGTCACATAGTTTACATTTAAACAGCCGATCTGTGTTGTGAATCTTACGCAAATGTGTCTCAAAAGCTTCTGTGTCAGGGAGTTGGATGTTACAGACACCACAATGAACAAGCTTTTGGCTAGTGTGTAGTTTGATGTGGTTAGTTAGATGACCCTAAGGAATACATTCaaattatttaatgtacatgtaataatttaaaaataaatataaataaataaaaaaataaatagtaatccAACATACGTGCTACCTAATGTGAAGTTATGTGtgttgaaaataaatttaaaagcatctttttcttttagtttactGTAAAAATAGGAGGAGAGTTTCCCGAAGAATCCAAAGACTGGTGAAATAGTAAACCTGCTTCTGTTGCCTCAGTAATGCACCCCTGTGGAAATGTCTATTAAGGGAGACaggctaacaaaaaaaaaaaggagtgggCTCCCAGAGCATGTTCTAGTGAATCTGCATTGCACATGTAGAGGATGAAAGAATGGCTCCACTAAACCAATCCTTATGGGGGTTGTATGCTGCAGTGACTTTCATGGCTAGTGGAGGTACATTATATACCAGTTTGGGGGAATCTGAGCCTCCAGCCTATCCGGGAAGGCGTAACACAGATGAGACTCAAGGAACCACATCCCGTAAATAGGATTAAATAATCACAGAGTAAATGGGAGACCTCCAGACAGAGAGGTCATTGAGCCAAACTCATTCGTTgcttttgggtaaaaaaaatccCCTTGGTAAAGGTTCATAATAAGCACAAGTTTAACCCTTTATAGACACTCTACAAAGGTGTACTCACTAATGCTAATGCCCTCCTCAATAAAAATCCAGTCTAAAACAGAATTCCAAAACCCTTGAGATAGCAGTCTTGGGATCTATCCCATTTATCATTACATTTTGACTCTTAAagctataaaaattaaatatatgtaAGATAGAACAATTACCTTTTTTCTAAAACTAGCATTGCAGTGCCCACATATGAAAGGTCTCTGATTGGAATGGACAACCATATGTTCCAGGAGAGCGTGGCGACGTTTACCAGCATAGTCACAGTGAGGGCATTTGTAGGGCCGATCTTCTCTATGCACAAGGTCTACATGTTGCTTGTAATAATGCTTGTTATGGCTAGAATACTCACACTCTGAGCATTTGTATAACATAGATTCTGACACTGAGGAAGTTGTAGAAGGAAAACTGTCACAGGAACTGTCATTGCTACAGATTCCTGAGAGTTTGTGCTCGAGTGACTGGATATTTCTTACTGGGGATTTATCTTCAAGGTTATCTGCACTCTCTGTGGATGACAAAACAGTAATGGTGGAGGAACTTTTTACAGTGTCTGGAACCTGGTCAGATGAAGTCACATAAACAGTTACGACTGGATCAGACAATGCACTGTCTTCTACCACAACAGATGGCTGTATAATTTTGCCTGACATTTTTGTATCTAACTCTGTTGTGGAATGCTGACTGGACTGGGTGACACTAGTTCCAGCAAACGGTAGTGTTTTGATTTTGGAGGTAATTGAAGATGTTTTAATAGTGGTTTCAGATTTAAAGACACTTGGTGAACCATCTTTTCTATCTGGATTATCTAATAGGGTTATATTTTGTTCCACTGAAATATTAGGTGTATTCAAGTCTGTCTCTCCACTAGTCTTATTTTCCTCTGACTTAGACTCTGAATAATTCTGCATGACAACGTTATCTGAAGAAGTCTCATTTCTACTACATGagacattaggttcttcaaagTTGCTTAAGTTAATGATATAAGTTGTTACAGGCTCTGAATCACCATTGGATGTGCCCTGTGATGACGACTGCTGCCTTTCAAGGTCCTCAAGAACCTCCTTGACACATTTCAGCAGAGATGGGTCAAGCCCTTCTAAGTTTATGTCCCCATTATTGTTGACGACTATAAAATTTTgatcaaaaatattttctgaagAGGTAGTGTGATCTTGGTTATCAGCAGCGCTGAGAGCATTTGCTTTTTCTGAAACCAGAGCAGACTCCCATGTTTTGGAACTGTCATTAATTTCATTGACATCTGTGGCCATGGATATATAGTTCTTTCATGAC contains the following coding sequences:
- the LOC106068947 gene encoding zinc finger protein 507-like, with translation MATDVNEINDSSKTWESALVSEKANALSAADNQDHTTSSENIFDQNFIVVNNNGDINLEGLDPSLLKCVKEVLEDLERQQSSSQGTSNGDSEPVTTYIINLSNFEEPNVSCSRNETSSDNVVMQNYSESKSEENKTSGETDLNTPNISVEQNITLLDNPDRKDGSPSVFKSETTIKTSSITSKIKTLPFAGTSVTQSSQHSTTELDTKMSGKIIQPSVVVEDSALSDPVVTVYVTSSDQVPDTVKSSSTITVLSSTESADNLEDKSPVRNIQSLEHKLSGICSNDSSCDSFPSTTSSVSESMLYKCSECEYSSHNKHYYKQHVDLVHREDRPYKCPHCDYAGKRRHALLEHMVVHSNQRPFICGHCNASFRKKGHLTNHIKLHTSQKLVHCGVCNIQLPDTEAFETHLRKIHNTDRLFKCKLCDHTVIDREVMLRHLQTHNEASVYSCPNCDCVLESEESLISHMTNVHNFHLVKGAEGKQNGLKVDESVKSNSEIIKPSTPLITNMMCSECGFICSSSEIMQKHMWIHIKKKACKQEFMNSNIVNPSSDTLVAPSTTLGVLKMNVDSGKKTLPKDVVYQCTSCSFTSSDNSAFIKHMLAHKTQQRVTSVDQSKLEDSTSERGVVTSSKPQSRSAGYLTKQESQEQKQNESSVPFIYDKEAARYRCIICGYHCEYQRTIKAHIWKHSGHQNIEYPIFDQTSTTNIKPASTLIQALVNKVNPKDDYSKGAPPVNSVHHTLPNVPGNSVNLFPVNMLSKGENIQLKDMKGLLPSEIWKATSASRLLGNIASSSLKSESKSSINCSGSTNNSFVHSFNRETSQIHVISSADVSQTFSPASFKLSSVKDESPLVSTIKNEMYEQGESMSSIDEGFTEPSVVVEVMDTVSSESGLTGMASQHGSPRILDLDGSSGETKLIKALGNEDKTWKKSLIKTEADNLPIQAPEESFSETKSQKSFSAQLRCPISDHQVQDIHTHLPLCKQNIKTKHLQESQLVQTEMDVGHAEDTDSAESSDELSSSGGLCQQQKSGICSSLLAVIEQLRERSRSESEEDRQGESPVKKSEIKKNCPTELDMDSVDELQNIEKIFESGSEKFRCSLCHYTSQRICNIKLHMKTHRQKKPSECSLCDFSSTSSEALQQHMLKHCKIRTYACKFCPQSFNHKSTLRAHLRAHKDQEPFLCAYCVFETTNPLEYREHMLVHSGCSSRLRCPGCELILNNKEELTVHLLKCKGGAKKSKPLFSINERKLADKDVDKANSQISQNAVITTHECVVSGCSFTSPSILKLHDHLSVHCDPSLLVCNLCDFKALHSRSLKSHMKRHSNDQRYVQQPLEQYKCNLCGYVCHHLPSLKSHMWRHASDQSYSYEFTNDVINAAIDHDTRVEAEGEPDDPELLDRVINSERRILEGELSKCNKGDGQRPICWVTFRCCSCGFETINKAKLNIHMRAHSDIIQQALDLQRKSLSPKNAGKRLLLADNTAQLKVARTNEMV